CGCACCACGGTCACTGCGCCTGTGCGTGGCACGGTGAAAAATGTGCGAGTCAATACCCGGGGCGGAGTGATCCAGCCCGGTGAGCACATCCTGGAAATTGTGCCGTTGGAGGATCAGTTATTGGTTGAAGGCAAAATCCGTCCGGCCGACGTCGCGTTTTTGCGCCCAGGCCTGCCGGCCACCGTCAAGATCACCGCCTACGACTACAGCATTTACGGCGGCCTGAAGGGCCAGGTCGAGCATATCAGCCCGGACACCTTGAAAGACGATCAAAAAGCGGCTGCCGGTCGCCCCGACGATACCTATTACCGGGTGTTGGTGCTCACCGAAAAAAGCGCCCTCGAAGCCGGGGGGAAAGTCTTGCCGATCATTCCGGGAATGGTTGCCTCGGTGGAAATCCGCACCGGCGAGAAAACCATTCTCAGCTATCTGCTCAAACCCGTGCTCAAAGCACGGGAAGCGTTCCGGGAGCGATAGGCATGTGGTTCACTCCTTGCAGTTTTCCATTGAGCTTTATGGCTCGATGGGTATCCGTAATTGTCCTGGTGGGCCTGTATGCCGGTGTCACACGGGCCGACGACGAACTGTTGAAGTTCAGCCCACCGCCTTCGAGCGCCGAACCGATCGGCAGCGTTTCGGCGCTGGCCTACTTCGGTTTGCCGAGCCGCATGGCGGAACGTGCCCGCACCGGTCACCCAGTCATCGGGCCGTCGGAGCGTGAGTTGCAGGCGATTTTCCGTCAGGCCGTGGAGACCGCCGTGGCGCGCAGTCCCGCCGTGCTTCGTTCCAGCGGTGAGCAACAGGCAGCGGTGTCCGACGTTGCCGCAGCGCAGGGGCAGCGTTGGCCGCAGATCGATGTGGGTACGCAGACCCGGGCCGTGCAGTTTGGCAACGGCTCGGAAAATGATCAGGGGGCCGGGGGCGTCAATGTCGCTGTGACCACCATGTTGTATGACTGGGGGCGGGTCGACAGCACGATCGAGAGCCGTCAGCGGCTGCAATCGGCGGCCGATGAAAACCTGGTGGCCGAGAAGGAAAACATCGGCTTCGAGGTGGTGACGACCCTGGTCGAGTTAGGCAAGCAACGTATCATTGGCGAGCTCAGCCAGGACTTCGCCAACCGCATGGCCGAGCTGGTGAAGATGCTGGCCGGTATTGTGGCGGTGGACGCCGGTCGTGCCAGCGAGTTGACCCAGGCCAAGGCGCGTTTACTGCAAGCCCAGGCTCTGCGCGACGCGGCGCAGGCCAAGGCGCGGGACGCCGAAATCACCCTGCATAAACTGGTGGGCGAGCGTCCTGTTGCCATTCCGGACAAGCGGGAATGGAATATTCGACTAAGTAATCTCGAGGGTTTATTGAAGGCCGCGCAGCATCATCCGACCATTCTGCAGGCCACCGCCCAGGCTGAGTCTGCAGAGCTTGAGGCGCAAGCCGTGCGAGCATCGGGATTGCCGCAATTGAACTGGGTGGTCAGCAAAAACACCGCAGAGGATTCACTGGGCCGCGAGCAACCATGGCAGACCAACCTGAACATGACCTGGGGCGCTTTTCGCGGCGGCTCGACCCGAGCGGCAGAGCGCGCGGCACTTCAGCGCGCCGACGCCAGCCGTCACGAAACCGCCCAGCAGCGTCGGGACCTGGAGTTCAAGATTCGCACCGCGGACAACGATGCGCGCACTCAACTGGAGCGGGCCGAGCTGTACCGCAACCTGTCGGTGGAGTCGGATCGTATTCGCGAAGCGTTCTACTTGCAGTGGCATCACTTGGGAAAACGCACCTTGCTTGACGTGCTCACGGCTGAAAACGACCATTACGGCAATCAGGTGAGTGAAATAACCAATCGATTTGACGGTTACCAATCTATCCTGCGCCAATACGCCAGTGCCGGAACGCTCATGCAATGGTTGCAAGGCAAGGACGGAACGTGAGACGCCGTCGAGAGATATTCATAAGTTGTGTTTCCGCTCCTTCAGGATCTATAGCC
The sequence above is a segment of the Pseudomonas sp. HS6 genome. Coding sequences within it:
- a CDS encoding TolC family protein; this translates as MARWVSVIVLVGLYAGVTRADDELLKFSPPPSSAEPIGSVSALAYFGLPSRMAERARTGHPVIGPSERELQAIFRQAVETAVARSPAVLRSSGEQQAAVSDVAAAQGQRWPQIDVGTQTRAVQFGNGSENDQGAGGVNVAVTTMLYDWGRVDSTIESRQRLQSAADENLVAEKENIGFEVVTTLVELGKQRIIGELSQDFANRMAELVKMLAGIVAVDAGRASELTQAKARLLQAQALRDAAQAKARDAEITLHKLVGERPVAIPDKREWNIRLSNLEGLLKAAQHHPTILQATAQAESAELEAQAVRASGLPQLNWVVSKNTAEDSLGREQPWQTNLNMTWGAFRGGSTRAAERAALQRADASRHETAQQRRDLEFKIRTADNDARTQLERAELYRNLSVESDRIREAFYLQWHHLGKRTLLDVLTAENDHYGNQVSEITNRFDGYQSILRQYASAGTLMQWLQGKDGT